Proteins found in one Alicyclobacillus cycloheptanicus genomic segment:
- a CDS encoding FadR/GntR family transcriptional regulator, which produces MAGHELSRSKLYVEIAQTIRTMIEEGRWQPGDKLPTLAELAAMFDCSRATVREALGALRGQGLVEFRHGDGTYVRTASVEMWMEPLEAAILLGAGQARQLVELMTSLLAGIANFAAFRSARLDLEPLRHALFQLECASPVNEEVVSAELHFYLVLAECLGNELLENALRVLQEALRSALRMVHETGVDGTETCRQVFDAVVEGDADRARRAVFAYGACLLQNFETADT; this is translated from the coding sequence ATGGCTGGCCACGAGCTGTCGCGCAGCAAGCTCTACGTCGAAATTGCGCAGACCATCCGCACAATGATTGAAGAGGGCCGCTGGCAGCCGGGGGACAAACTGCCGACGCTCGCGGAACTGGCCGCGATGTTTGATTGCAGCCGGGCGACCGTGCGGGAGGCGCTTGGCGCGCTTCGGGGACAGGGGCTGGTGGAGTTTCGCCACGGAGACGGTACGTATGTGCGGACTGCCTCCGTCGAAATGTGGATGGAGCCGCTCGAAGCCGCGATTTTGCTCGGCGCAGGCCAGGCCCGGCAGCTGGTCGAGTTGATGACGAGTCTTCTCGCCGGGATCGCTAACTTCGCCGCCTTCCGCAGCGCCCGGCTGGACCTGGAGCCCCTTCGGCACGCCCTGTTTCAGCTGGAATGTGCCAGCCCCGTCAATGAAGAGGTGGTATCCGCGGAACTGCATTTTTACCTGGTGCTCGCGGAGTGCCTGGGCAACGAACTTCTGGAGAATGCGCTGCGCGTTCTCCAGGAAGCGCTGCGCAGCGCACTGCGGATGGTTCACGAGACCGGGGTGGATGGGACCGAGACCTGCCGGCAGGTATTCGACGCGGTCGTGGAAGGGGACGCCGACCGGGCACGCCGCGCTGTCTTTGCGTACGGGGCCTGCCTGCTGCAGAACTTTGAGACCGCAGACACATGA
- a CDS encoding NAD-binding protein, which produces MFRLLVAAFGPEGYTYVRQARKQGVGVKVLDCFDKYHRRLIRWYGDDALQVPARRSDVRTMAAQQQFDAAIVHEDTDFVHAALITQSLREAGIPRILVVTRDASKRAMYRRCGANRVIVADTAEEAWATMNRYLPSFQTA; this is translated from the coding sequence ATGTTCAGACTATTGGTTGCGGCGTTTGGTCCTGAAGGATACACATACGTCCGCCAAGCCCGGAAACAGGGCGTTGGCGTCAAAGTACTCGACTGTTTCGATAAATACCATCGTCGGTTGATCCGCTGGTACGGTGACGATGCTTTGCAAGTGCCGGCGCGGCGCTCGGATGTGCGAACGATGGCTGCGCAGCAGCAGTTTGATGCTGCCATTGTTCATGAGGATACGGATTTTGTGCACGCCGCACTGATTACGCAATCCTTGCGGGAGGCAGGCATTCCCCGCATCCTGGTGGTCACGCGGGACGCCAGCAAGCGGGCGATGTACCGGCGCTGCGGGGCCAACCGGGTGATTGTGGCGGACACGGCGGAGGAAGCCTGGGCGACGATGAACCGCTACCTTCCTTCGTTTCAAACGGCCTGA
- the ytvI gene encoding sporulation integral membrane protein YtvI: MTQSTVEQRRMRRYLWRAVEVGTLMLFVLLFFLLFAVSFRYIVPFVIGWLMAIVLLPIVKWLERHKVRRTLAVLMVVVGVVVCLLLISIFALVALSREATQLLMEAPNYLGVVQHWVQREVLAGRVFFGALPPNVANGIESTALTAAAQVESEFRLYAKHLLDSITRLPETVFIAVISVVSCFFMLLNREGMYHRFLDSLPPGWSGKLQGVFRDMMRAFVGTIRAQLLLMCMSAVLGVLGMWVMHIQYAVILGILFGLTGLVPILGSAILTVPWALGAFALGDATLGIKVLVLQCVISILRHIVEPKIVAENVGLDTLSTLFALYVGLKTIGVLGLFLGPIILIGLKSLVRARIFRSFFPTGDEIVTVDADVDPMDFAASLADAAPDHDFHAKDGRGVRRDRT; this comes from the coding sequence TTGACGCAGTCAACGGTCGAACAACGCAGGATGCGCAGATACCTGTGGCGTGCCGTGGAAGTCGGCACCCTCATGTTGTTTGTGCTGTTGTTCTTTCTTCTGTTTGCTGTGTCCTTCCGATATATCGTCCCTTTTGTCATCGGGTGGCTGATGGCCATTGTGTTGCTCCCAATCGTCAAGTGGCTGGAGCGGCATAAGGTCAGGCGTACGCTTGCTGTTTTGATGGTCGTGGTCGGCGTGGTGGTGTGTCTGCTGCTCATCTCCATTTTCGCGCTGGTGGCGCTCTCCCGTGAGGCGACACAGCTCTTGATGGAAGCGCCAAACTACCTGGGGGTTGTGCAGCATTGGGTGCAGCGGGAAGTCCTGGCGGGCCGGGTGTTTTTCGGAGCGCTGCCGCCCAATGTGGCGAATGGCATTGAAAGCACAGCCCTCACAGCCGCGGCGCAAGTGGAGTCGGAGTTTCGGCTGTATGCCAAGCACTTGCTCGATTCCATTACCCGGCTTCCGGAGACGGTGTTTATCGCGGTGATTTCGGTCGTTTCCTGCTTTTTCATGCTGTTGAACCGGGAAGGGATGTACCATCGCTTCCTGGACAGCCTGCCGCCGGGGTGGTCCGGGAAACTGCAAGGCGTTTTTCGCGACATGATGCGGGCGTTCGTGGGCACGATTCGCGCGCAGCTCCTGTTGATGTGCATGTCCGCGGTGCTCGGTGTGCTCGGCATGTGGGTGATGCACATTCAGTACGCTGTGATTCTCGGCATTCTGTTTGGGCTGACCGGACTCGTTCCGATTCTGGGTTCCGCGATTCTGACCGTTCCCTGGGCACTCGGGGCATTCGCCCTCGGGGACGCAACCTTGGGTATCAAAGTTTTGGTCCTCCAATGTGTCATCTCCATCCTCCGGCACATCGTCGAGCCCAAGATTGTCGCCGAAAACGTCGGGCTGGATACGCTGTCCACGTTGTTTGCGTTGTACGTTGGCCTGAAAACCATCGGTGTGCTCGGGCTGTTTCTCGGGCCTATCATCCTGATTGGCCTGAAGTCGCTGGTCCGGGCCCGCATCTTTCGGAGTTTCTTCCCGACGGGCGATGAAATCGTGACCGTCGATGCAGATGTCGATCCGATGGATTTTGCAGCGTCCCTCGCCGATGCAGCACCTGACCATGATTTCCATGCGAAGGACGGCCGCGGTGTGCGCCGGGATCGAACATGA
- a CDS encoding DUF402 domain-containing protein encodes MNVQLVSSKLDGSPHRIWRTAVCTRDPWAFCIPPGGLVEDADGRVWSSDYPVVALFWPGCCAQVFVLLRQTDTAYYCNLIAPPVYDPCARTIQFADLDLDVWVSEEGVNVLDEDEFEAHKANYPGALVRRVLRTKAELVHLAARRAGPFSLAAAARWRAAVR; translated from the coding sequence ATGAACGTGCAACTGGTGAGTTCCAAACTGGACGGCTCACCTCATCGGATTTGGCGGACCGCCGTGTGTACGCGTGACCCGTGGGCCTTTTGTATTCCCCCGGGCGGGCTGGTGGAAGATGCGGATGGACGGGTGTGGTCAAGTGACTATCCGGTGGTCGCACTCTTCTGGCCCGGCTGCTGTGCACAGGTGTTTGTGCTGCTGCGTCAGACCGACACGGCGTACTACTGCAACTTGATTGCGCCGCCGGTGTATGACCCTTGCGCCCGGACGATTCAGTTTGCCGATTTGGACCTGGATGTTTGGGTGTCGGAGGAGGGGGTCAACGTGTTGGACGAGGATGAGTTTGAAGCGCACAAAGCCAATTATCCTGGTGCCTTGGTGCGCCGCGTCCTGCGCACCAAGGCGGAGCTGGTTCATCTCGCAGCGCGTCGGGCAGGGCCCTTTTCACTGGCGGCCGCTGCCCGCTGGCGAGCGGCGGTTCGTTAG
- a CDS encoding RsfA family transcriptional regulator — translation MQSAEKWATRSDAWTPQDDERLAAFVLHHIRTGSTQLRAFEEAANELGRTPAACGYRWNGVVRKDYKEEIEAAKRDRKLQQKSQSVAASDRPAGTAAPATITSSDSMRDVIKFLQTYDEQYQRLRQQVETLEAERRALQERIRELESNLARTPAATDAPLTPEQLEEDSRALFAIMERARKLLEEDGARVRSND, via the coding sequence GTGCAAAGCGCAGAAAAATGGGCAACCCGCTCCGATGCGTGGACCCCGCAAGACGATGAAAGACTAGCGGCGTTCGTGCTGCACCATATTCGGACGGGCAGCACGCAGCTGCGTGCGTTCGAAGAAGCCGCAAACGAACTGGGGCGAACCCCGGCTGCCTGTGGGTACCGGTGGAACGGAGTGGTGCGCAAGGACTATAAGGAAGAGATAGAAGCGGCAAAGAGAGACCGAAAGCTGCAGCAGAAGTCGCAGTCCGTTGCTGCGAGCGACCGCCCTGCCGGCACCGCTGCACCTGCGACGATCACTTCTTCAGATTCGATGCGGGATGTCATTAAATTCCTGCAAACCTATGACGAACAATACCAGAGACTGCGGCAGCAAGTGGAAACGCTGGAGGCCGAGCGGAGGGCGCTGCAGGAGCGAATTCGGGAGCTGGAGTCCAACTTGGCCCGAACCCCTGCCGCCACGGATGCGCCGCTGACCCCCGAGCAACTGGAAGAAGACTCCCGGGCCCTGTTTGCCATCATGGAGCGGGCCCGCAAGCTGCTGGAAGAAGACGGTGCACGCGTTCGCAGCAACGACTAA
- a CDS encoding DEAD/DEAH box helicase, producing the protein MSVQLSVLLDEWKRTPDFINHVTAWHVEPARLPRLRDLPAWVHEDLRTALAAHGMRQLYSHQAEAAELVRAGRHVMVTTPTASGKTLCYNLPVLDAICKDPGTRALYLFPTKALSQDQVAELHDLVHHLQTQVQSFTYDGDTPLHARQKIREAGHIVVTNPDMLHAAVLPHHTKWLRLFENLKYIVIDEAHIYRGVFGSHVANVIRRLLRVAAFYGSSPQVILSSATVANPADLGRELVGAEVSVVDESGAAQGERHIILYNPPVIQPQLGLRRSSLQEARRIGARLLKEDISTIAFVKARTQVEVLASYWKRDVPERLRSKVFGYRGGYLPNERRRIERGLRAGDIRGVVSTNALELGVDIGSLEAAITVGYPGTIASVRQQSGRAGRRNGLSVSLFIANASPLDQYVVNHPQALISASPEAARLYPENLLILMDHLKCAAYELPFAPDESFGVETTDELLAYLAEQRVLHRGGDGRYFWMSDALPSHGVSLRSAAQDNVVIVDVSGAKPLVIGEMDRFSALTMLHEEAMYLHQSRSYQVEKLDLENGKAFVRPVEADYYTDAELAVRLHVLDVLEEREGGTSVLHQAGEVMVNAMPTLFKKIKFDTHENLGWGKIHLPEAELHTEGYWCSWTPEALPFDNDAWESALAGLAQLLRHAASLHCMCAPTDLHVAVHIRDELTGRPTLYLYDAYPGGIGLSNRVFREAGTVYQTAAEMLAACGCESGCPACIGPQAGAHNPKPLVADLLRTVL; encoded by the coding sequence ATGAGTGTGCAATTATCCGTCCTGCTGGATGAATGGAAACGAACACCAGACTTTATCAATCACGTGACCGCCTGGCATGTGGAACCGGCCCGTCTGCCGCGGCTTCGAGACCTGCCGGCATGGGTGCACGAAGACTTGCGTACCGCCTTGGCAGCGCACGGCATGCGTCAACTGTATTCGCACCAGGCAGAGGCAGCCGAACTCGTGCGCGCGGGGCGGCATGTGATGGTCACGACCCCGACGGCGAGCGGAAAAACGCTGTGTTACAACCTGCCCGTCCTCGACGCCATTTGCAAGGACCCGGGCACGCGGGCGCTGTATCTGTTTCCGACCAAGGCGCTGTCTCAGGACCAAGTCGCGGAGCTCCACGACCTGGTTCATCACTTGCAGACCCAGGTCCAGTCGTTCACGTACGACGGCGATACGCCGCTGCACGCTCGCCAGAAAATCCGCGAAGCGGGCCACATCGTGGTCACCAACCCGGATATGCTGCACGCGGCGGTTTTGCCGCATCACACCAAGTGGCTGAGGCTGTTCGAGAACCTCAAATACATCGTGATCGACGAAGCGCACATTTACCGGGGCGTGTTTGGCAGCCACGTGGCCAACGTGATTCGGCGGCTGCTGCGCGTGGCCGCGTTTTACGGCAGTTCGCCGCAGGTCATTCTCAGCTCTGCCACCGTCGCCAACCCGGCCGATCTCGGCCGTGAACTGGTCGGCGCCGAGGTTTCCGTCGTGGATGAGTCGGGCGCGGCACAGGGGGAGCGGCACATCATCCTCTACAACCCACCGGTGATTCAGCCGCAGCTGGGACTGCGCCGGTCGTCCCTGCAAGAAGCGCGGCGCATTGGCGCGCGGCTGCTGAAGGAAGACATCTCGACCATCGCGTTTGTCAAAGCGCGGACCCAGGTGGAAGTGCTGGCATCCTATTGGAAACGGGACGTTCCGGAGCGGCTGCGCAGCAAGGTGTTCGGCTATCGCGGCGGGTATCTGCCAAATGAGCGCAGACGCATTGAACGCGGGCTTCGCGCCGGCGACATTCGCGGGGTGGTCAGCACCAACGCGCTGGAACTGGGGGTCGACATCGGTTCGCTGGAAGCCGCCATCACGGTGGGCTATCCAGGGACGATTGCCTCCGTTCGCCAGCAGAGCGGGCGGGCGGGCCGGCGGAACGGTCTGTCCGTCTCCTTGTTCATTGCCAATGCTTCACCGCTCGACCAATACGTCGTCAACCACCCGCAGGCGCTGATTTCGGCGTCCCCGGAGGCCGCCCGCCTCTACCCGGAAAACCTGTTGATTTTAATGGACCACTTGAAGTGCGCTGCGTATGAACTGCCGTTTGCCCCGGATGAAAGCTTCGGCGTGGAGACGACGGACGAACTGCTCGCGTACCTGGCGGAGCAGCGCGTGCTGCACCGGGGCGGAGACGGGCGGTACTTCTGGATGTCCGACGCACTGCCCAGTCACGGGGTGTCGCTGCGCAGCGCGGCGCAGGACAATGTCGTGATTGTCGATGTATCGGGCGCCAAACCCCTGGTGATCGGCGAAATGGACCGTTTCAGTGCGCTCACGATGCTGCATGAAGAGGCCATGTACCTGCACCAGTCGCGATCGTACCAAGTCGAAAAGCTCGACCTCGAGAACGGCAAGGCGTTCGTCCGGCCGGTGGAGGCGGATTACTATACCGATGCAGAACTGGCGGTGCGCCTGCACGTGCTGGATGTGCTGGAGGAACGCGAGGGCGGGACCAGCGTCCTGCATCAGGCCGGCGAGGTGATGGTGAACGCCATGCCGACGCTGTTTAAGAAAATCAAGTTTGACACGCACGAGAACCTCGGCTGGGGAAAGATTCACCTGCCGGAGGCCGAACTGCACACGGAGGGGTACTGGTGTTCGTGGACGCCGGAGGCGCTGCCGTTTGACAACGATGCGTGGGAGAGTGCACTCGCAGGACTCGCACAGCTGCTGCGGCATGCTGCGTCGCTCCACTGTATGTGCGCCCCGACCGACTTGCATGTCGCTGTGCACATTCGCGACGAACTGACGGGCCGGCCGACGCTGTACCTGTATGACGCGTATCCGGGCGGCATCGGCTTGTCCAACCGCGTCTTTCGCGAAGCGGGGACCGTGTATCAAACGGCGGCGGAGATGCTGGCCGCCTGTGGCTGCGAGTCGGGCTGTCCCGCCTGCATCGGACCGCAGGCAGGGGCGCACAACCCGAAACCGCTGGTTGCGGACCTGCTCCGCACCGTGTTATAG
- a CDS encoding ribonuclease H-like domain-containing protein, translating to MGRSLRDRIAALEQSVNRTSAPSDSTAPVPPREDGLERLGFTRRQGRLGPYVSRTLTFDLLARHGQYTFAELLTCELAPLARAAKLREVPGVAALRFYDTETSGLGTGAGTFPFLHAVARVVGDELRLTQYFLADYADEPAMLAAICDEEFAAPDTVVVTFNGRTFDWPLFQNRLLMYRLGAELGWPMEETQHIDLLLPSRRLWRAVFGSVSLHSLEEQLLGLQRQDDVPGTEAPLRYFTFVNEGSAAQIGPVLEHNAMDVCSLVTLAAQVADVLAGRRPAVHAAEHLALGRWYDEWQAFDRATQSYRAAAAAPDADWRVHWLHSLRLKRRGMWAQACAEWQRMLDRYPDSALPAVELAKVAEHRDRDLTAAAEFTRIAIARRTRQLGSGAAQPLHPAGEGTDGILAALAHRLARIERKARQHTPV from the coding sequence GTGGGACGATCGTTGCGCGACCGCATCGCAGCGCTTGAACAGAGTGTCAACCGGACGAGTGCCCCCTCTGACAGCACGGCGCCCGTCCCGCCGCGGGAAGATGGACTGGAGCGCCTGGGCTTCACTCGCCGCCAGGGGAGACTCGGACCGTACGTTTCGCGCACGCTGACGTTTGACTTGCTGGCGCGGCACGGACAGTACACATTTGCGGAACTGTTGACCTGCGAACTCGCGCCCCTGGCCCGGGCCGCCAAGCTCCGCGAGGTTCCCGGCGTCGCAGCGCTGCGCTTCTATGACACCGAAACCAGCGGGCTGGGCACGGGGGCCGGCACCTTCCCCTTTTTGCACGCGGTGGCGCGTGTCGTCGGCGACGAACTGAGACTCACGCAGTACTTTCTGGCCGATTACGCCGACGAACCTGCGATGCTGGCGGCCATCTGCGACGAAGAATTTGCGGCGCCTGACACCGTGGTGGTCACGTTCAACGGCCGTACGTTTGACTGGCCGCTGTTCCAGAACCGGCTTTTGATGTACCGGCTGGGGGCGGAACTGGGCTGGCCGATGGAAGAGACGCAGCACATTGATTTGCTCCTCCCGAGCCGCCGGCTGTGGCGGGCGGTGTTCGGCAGCGTCTCCCTGCACAGCCTGGAAGAGCAGCTGCTGGGGCTGCAGCGTCAGGACGATGTGCCGGGCACAGAGGCGCCGCTGCGGTATTTCACGTTTGTGAACGAGGGCAGCGCGGCACAGATTGGTCCGGTGCTGGAGCATAACGCGATGGACGTGTGCTCGTTGGTCACGCTGGCGGCGCAGGTGGCCGATGTGCTTGCAGGCAGGCGTCCCGCCGTCCACGCCGCGGAACACCTGGCGCTGGGCCGGTGGTACGATGAGTGGCAGGCGTTCGATCGCGCCACCCAAAGTTATCGCGCTGCCGCCGCTGCGCCAGATGCCGACTGGCGTGTACACTGGCTGCACAGCCTCCGCCTGAAGCGCCGCGGCATGTGGGCCCAGGCGTGCGCGGAGTGGCAGAGGATGCTTGACCGGTACCCGGACAGTGCCCTGCCGGCGGTGGAACTCGCAAAGGTGGCCGAGCATCGCGATCGCGACCTCACAGCGGCGGCCGAGTTCACGCGCATCGCCATAGCGCGCCGCACGAGGCAGCTTGGCAGCGGTGCCGCGCAGCCGTTGCACCCGGCGGGGGAAGGTACAGACGGCATCCTGGCGGCGCTGGCGCACCGGTTGGCGCGCATTGAACGCAAGGCGCGGCAGCACACACCGGTCTAG
- a CDS encoding YktB family protein has protein sequence MRFSGFSDEDFEVFAVPGLEPRMAVLKSQLRPKLEALGADFSAYLSDLLGRPMFAHVAKHARRTVNPPDDSWVAFCEDKRGYKKHPHFQIGLWRTHVFATFGLIYESPVRAQYAEQLVRHADEVLRIVPPDYVWIPNHMDPNALSAAGVDEARLRELADRLKGRQGELLVGLKVDREQAVQMTAGDFEQAVQQCFANLAPLFRLAAAEVQAL, from the coding sequence GTGAGGTTTTCCGGATTTTCCGACGAAGATTTTGAGGTCTTTGCGGTGCCAGGGCTGGAGCCCAGAATGGCGGTTTTGAAATCACAGCTGCGCCCAAAACTGGAGGCGCTCGGAGCGGATTTTTCCGCGTACTTGTCCGATCTTCTGGGGCGTCCCATGTTCGCGCATGTCGCGAAGCACGCGCGCCGCACAGTGAATCCGCCGGACGACAGCTGGGTGGCGTTCTGTGAAGACAAGCGCGGCTACAAGAAGCACCCGCACTTCCAAATCGGGTTGTGGCGCACCCATGTCTTTGCCACGTTCGGGTTGATTTACGAATCACCGGTCCGAGCGCAGTACGCCGAACAGCTCGTGCGCCACGCGGACGAGGTCCTGCGCATCGTTCCGCCGGATTACGTGTGGATTCCCAATCACATGGACCCGAACGCGCTGTCCGCAGCGGGCGTGGACGAGGCCAGGCTGCGGGAACTGGCAGACCGGCTGAAAGGCCGGCAAGGAGAACTGCTGGTTGGACTGAAGGTGGACCGCGAGCAAGCGGTTCAGATGACCGCGGGCGATTTTGAGCAGGCCGTACAGCAGTGTTTTGCAAATCTGGCGCCGTTGTTCCGGCTGGCAGCTGCGGAGGTGCAGGCTTTGTGA
- a CDS encoding HDIG domain-containing metalloprotein yields the protein MKSRAEALALLKAYTESESLLRHAYAVEAAMRAYARKYGEDEEKWGITGLLHDFDYEKYPTPQEHTVVGAKILEEHGYPEDVIYAIRAHADYNGLERNTLMAKALFACDEISGFVMAVAMVRPTRDLADVEVKSVKKKLKDKAFARGVHREDVYQGAAELCVDLDEHIAFIIEALQPVRAQLGLDGTQSA from the coding sequence GTGAAGTCTCGAGCAGAAGCGCTTGCGTTGTTGAAAGCGTACACAGAATCGGAATCGCTGCTTCGTCACGCCTATGCGGTTGAGGCTGCGATGCGGGCGTACGCCCGCAAATACGGGGAAGATGAAGAGAAGTGGGGCATCACGGGCCTGCTGCACGACTTCGACTACGAGAAATACCCGACACCGCAGGAACATACCGTCGTAGGGGCGAAGATCTTGGAGGAACATGGGTACCCGGAGGATGTCATCTACGCCATTCGCGCCCACGCCGACTACAACGGCCTGGAGCGAAACACCCTGATGGCGAAGGCGCTGTTTGCCTGTGACGAGATCTCCGGCTTCGTGATGGCGGTGGCGATGGTACGCCCCACCCGGGACCTCGCGGACGTCGAGGTGAAAAGTGTTAAGAAGAAGTTGAAAGACAAGGCGTTTGCGCGAGGGGTGCATCGCGAGGATGTTTATCAGGGCGCCGCAGAACTCTGCGTTGACCTGGATGAACACATCGCCTTTATCATTGAGGCATTGCAGCCGGTCCGTGCACAACTCGGACTGGACGGAACACAGAGCGCTTGA
- a CDS encoding long-chain-fatty-acid--CoA ligase, which produces MAIRGPEITLPNQTLYEMLKQTALRVPDHRALIFANQEITYQQLHQHVLTAMAAFCELGIEAGDRVGIMLPNCPQYVIAYYAITGIGAMVVQVNPMSAAPELDYLLNDSGCKMLIAYDPLIPLVQSVRPSFLEHLVAVRLGPATAALPDGAVWFDEWLAGTTVPADFQIPSFDPAETVAVLQYTGGTTGRSKGAMLTHRNVVANAHQSAYFVPGGIQPNDVGLCALPLFHVYAMTICMNLPIAFGGTSLMVPRFDAKEIVSLIERYQVTMFPGVPTMYVALTQVLTPGSDALRSLRVCNSGGAPLPVQVLHRFEELSGAVMAEGYGLSESSPVTHSSLKERRKVGSIGIPAPNTEAKIVAVDDPAKELPVGEPGELAIRGPQVMKGYWNRPEETARTLVDGWLLTGDIAVIDEDGFTFIVDRKKDLIIASGYNVYPRDVEEALYQHPAVLEAAVVGVPDDYRGETVKAFIVLKPGMTVTEEELIAFCRENLAAYKVPRLIEFRDELPKTAVGKILRRGLKA; this is translated from the coding sequence ATGGCCATTCGGGGACCAGAAATCACGTTGCCAAATCAAACGCTCTATGAGATGTTGAAGCAAACCGCCCTGCGGGTGCCAGACCACCGGGCCCTGATTTTTGCGAATCAGGAAATCACTTACCAGCAGCTGCACCAGCATGTCCTCACGGCCATGGCTGCCTTCTGTGAACTGGGCATTGAGGCTGGCGATCGCGTCGGCATCATGCTGCCCAACTGCCCGCAGTACGTGATTGCCTACTATGCCATCACAGGGATCGGCGCGATGGTCGTCCAGGTCAATCCGATGAGCGCGGCGCCAGAACTGGACTATTTACTCAACGATTCCGGATGCAAAATGCTCATCGCGTACGACCCGCTCATCCCGCTGGTTCAGTCCGTCCGCCCGTCGTTCCTGGAACACCTGGTTGCGGTTCGGCTGGGACCCGCAACCGCGGCGCTGCCCGATGGCGCGGTATGGTTCGATGAGTGGCTGGCGGGCACGACCGTGCCTGCGGATTTTCAGATTCCGTCGTTCGATCCCGCTGAAACGGTCGCTGTCCTTCAGTATACGGGCGGCACCACCGGCCGTTCGAAGGGTGCGATGCTGACGCATCGCAACGTGGTCGCGAACGCGCACCAGTCCGCCTACTTTGTCCCGGGCGGTATCCAGCCGAATGATGTCGGCCTGTGTGCGCTGCCGCTCTTTCACGTCTACGCGATGACCATCTGCATGAACCTGCCGATTGCGTTCGGCGGCACGAGCCTCATGGTGCCGCGGTTCGATGCGAAGGAGATTGTCTCCCTCATCGAACGCTATCAGGTCACGATGTTTCCTGGCGTCCCGACCATGTATGTGGCCCTGACGCAGGTGCTGACGCCCGGCTCAGACGCGCTGCGCTCGCTGCGGGTGTGCAACAGCGGCGGTGCGCCGCTGCCTGTGCAGGTGCTGCACCGTTTTGAGGAGCTGTCCGGTGCTGTGATGGCGGAAGGGTATGGACTCAGTGAGTCTTCGCCAGTGACGCACAGTTCCTTGAAGGAGCGGCGCAAGGTGGGCAGCATCGGCATTCCGGCACCCAACACGGAGGCGAAAATCGTGGCTGTGGATGACCCTGCCAAGGAACTCCCGGTCGGGGAGCCTGGCGAGTTGGCCATCCGCGGGCCGCAGGTCATGAAAGGTTACTGGAACCGCCCGGAAGAAACGGCGCGGACGCTGGTCGACGGCTGGTTGTTGACGGGGGATATCGCCGTGATCGACGAAGATGGATTCACCTTCATTGTCGACCGGAAAAAGGATCTGATCATTGCGAGCGGCTACAATGTCTACCCGCGCGACGTCGAAGAGGCATTGTATCAGCACCCCGCCGTCCTGGAAGCGGCCGTCGTGGGCGTACCGGATGACTATCGCGGCGAAACGGTGAAGGCGTTTATTGTTCTCAAGCCTGGCATGACCGTGACGGAGGAAGAACTCATCGCGTTTTGCCGGGAAAACCTCGCGGCGTACAAGGTGCCGCGGTTGATTGAATTCCGTGACGAGCTGCCGAAAACGGCAGTCGGAAAAATCCTTCGTAGGGGACTCAAGGCCTAG